Proteins encoded by one window of Salmonirosea aquatica:
- a CDS encoding T9SS type B sorting domain-containing protein, producing MKSRVSVYSLVGWVLFLCLWDRDAQGQCPASLPGLSAYETGEATLTLSGCLPLSVEIHSDLPDVTHIRTLFDYRGGPIAPQSLTPDSVHVYPKPGTYTIVQYAEKDSRQWVTCRTVEVMDTLAPEVRAIPCANGGVQLVFDARQPTDYPTYQVDWGDTEIKGYPGYGKKINYTYAAPQTYTIRVRGVHTPGQCRGAVTRITFVSPKTLNPPAITEARMLDPTKLELKVENSLPTDLILLKGNTQGAFEKTGIILGEKQEKVRTDLERPDKICFQLQPADSCLAPLRSRPVCAADFEASGKPDANTLSWKIPDQPPGSTASIQKDGVPWKDISALGSEASLVDREFVCGNAVCYQLITKHDGFTFYSLKECLTVPLDQCVARPPFYMPDAFSPNGDGINDVFLVQGVVSSDFELSVFNAWGTVVFSTKDPGSAWDGTYLEQKAPGGSYAYAVRFRDVSGRYLTKRGVLLLIR from the coding sequence ATGAAAAGTCGGGTTTCCGTATATTCTTTGGTAGGTTGGGTACTTTTTTTGTGCCTGTGGGACAGGGACGCCCAGGGGCAGTGCCCGGCATCGCTGCCTGGCCTGAGTGCCTACGAGACCGGGGAAGCTACTCTTACGCTCAGTGGTTGCCTGCCGCTTTCTGTGGAAATCCACTCCGACTTGCCTGATGTGACTCATATCCGCACCCTTTTCGATTACCGGGGTGGCCCTATTGCCCCACAGAGCCTGACGCCGGATAGTGTCCACGTCTACCCCAAGCCTGGTACCTACACCATTGTGCAGTATGCAGAAAAAGATAGCCGCCAATGGGTTACCTGCCGAACTGTGGAGGTAATGGATACCCTGGCTCCCGAGGTTCGCGCCATTCCGTGTGCGAACGGGGGCGTCCAACTGGTATTCGATGCCAGGCAACCTACTGACTATCCTACCTACCAGGTCGACTGGGGGGATACCGAAATCAAGGGGTACCCTGGGTATGGAAAAAAAATAAACTATACCTACGCCGCTCCCCAAACGTATACCATTCGGGTACGGGGGGTACATACCCCAGGCCAGTGCCGGGGAGCTGTTACGCGCATTACGTTTGTGTCGCCCAAAACCCTCAATCCGCCTGCGATCACTGAGGCCCGGATGTTGGACCCGACGAAATTGGAACTGAAAGTGGAGAATTCGCTACCCACGGATCTGATTCTGCTGAAAGGGAATACACAGGGAGCTTTCGAAAAAACGGGCATCATCCTTGGCGAAAAGCAGGAAAAGGTAAGGACTGATCTTGAACGTCCTGACAAAATCTGTTTTCAACTACAACCGGCCGATTCGTGTCTGGCCCCCCTGCGTTCCCGGCCCGTCTGCGCGGCTGATTTTGAAGCCTCGGGTAAGCCGGATGCCAATACATTGTCCTGGAAAATTCCCGATCAGCCGCCCGGCAGTACGGCTTCGATCCAAAAGGATGGGGTACCTTGGAAGGATATTTCGGCGCTGGGCAGCGAGGCTTCGCTAGTAGACCGGGAGTTTGTGTGTGGGAATGCGGTGTGCTATCAACTGATTACCAAACACGACGGTTTTACATTTTATTCTTTAAAAGAATGTCTGACGGTACCCCTGGATCAGTGCGTGGCCCGGCCGCCTTTTTATATGCCCGATGCGTTTTCACCCAATGGGGACGGCATCAATGATGTATTCCTGGTGCAGGGCGTGGTTAGCTCGGATTTTGAGCTGTCGGTTTTCAATGCTTGGGGAACGGTGGTCTTCAGTACGAAAGATCCCGGTTCTGCGTGGGATGGTACTTACTTGGAACAAAAAGCTCCGGGGGGTAGCTATGCCTACGCGGTGCGATTCCGGGATGTGAGCGGCAGGTACCTTACAAAACGGGGGGTACTTTTATTAATTCGATAA
- a CDS encoding Gfo/Idh/MocA family protein, translating into MSTSRRDILKLAGVALTGSTFPSIIVPNRAFAGVNSETLKVGLIGCGGRGSGAAKQALNADPNVVLHAMGDIFRDRLDMSLDALTKAVGDKVKVDEGHKFIGFDAFQKVIDSGVDVVILTTPPHFRPEHLTAAVNAGKHVFCEKPVAVDTPGLKKVLEAAKMAKQKNLSLVSGLCWRFHEPKRATFGKINEGAIGDVMAIYNTYNTENLWSFPRQPGWTDMEYVLRNWTYYTWLAGDHIVEQAVHSIDMMSWALGDVLPISAVGTGGRQVRVDPLFGNIFDHFAITYEYPNGVKGFHMSRQQINTERSYAVESFGTKGKAMVDCSRNVHEIEGANPWKYSGKANDMYQTEHDELFASIRNSKPINNGEWMSQSTMLAIMGRMAAYTGKKITWEDAMNSTEDLAGEVNSFSMTPPEVVVAKPGITPFS; encoded by the coding sequence ATGAGTACTTCACGCAGAGATATCCTGAAACTAGCGGGTGTGGCCCTGACGGGCAGCACGTTTCCGTCTATCATTGTACCCAACCGTGCCTTTGCGGGTGTCAACAGCGAAACCCTAAAGGTAGGCTTGATCGGCTGTGGAGGCCGGGGCTCCGGCGCCGCCAAGCAAGCCCTGAATGCCGATCCCAATGTAGTACTGCACGCCATGGGTGATATTTTCCGCGATCGCCTCGATATGTCTCTGGACGCCCTCACCAAAGCCGTAGGAGATAAGGTAAAAGTAGACGAGGGCCATAAATTCATTGGCTTCGACGCCTTCCAGAAGGTAATCGACTCGGGTGTGGATGTGGTCATCCTGACAACGCCGCCCCATTTCCGGCCCGAGCATCTGACCGCCGCCGTGAATGCGGGCAAGCACGTGTTCTGCGAGAAACCCGTCGCGGTGGATACCCCCGGTCTGAAAAAAGTACTCGAAGCCGCCAAAATGGCCAAGCAAAAAAACCTTTCGCTGGTCTCGGGCCTGTGCTGGCGTTTTCATGAGCCCAAGCGGGCTACGTTTGGCAAAATTAACGAAGGCGCTATCGGTGATGTGATGGCGATTTACAATACTTACAATACCGAAAACCTGTGGTCATTCCCGCGTCAGCCGGGCTGGACCGATATGGAGTACGTACTCCGTAACTGGACGTACTACACCTGGCTGGCCGGCGACCATATTGTAGAGCAGGCCGTGCACAGCATCGACATGATGTCGTGGGCGCTGGGCGATGTACTGCCCATCAGTGCCGTCGGTACGGGCGGGCGGCAGGTACGCGTCGACCCGCTGTTTGGTAACATCTTCGATCACTTCGCGATTACATATGAGTACCCCAACGGCGTGAAAGGCTTTCACATGTCGCGCCAGCAGATCAACACCGAACGTAGCTACGCGGTGGAAAGCTTTGGTACCAAGGGCAAAGCCATGGTCGATTGCTCGCGCAATGTACACGAAATTGAGGGAGCCAACCCCTGGAAATACAGCGGCAAGGCCAACGACATGTACCAGACCGAGCACGACGAGCTTTTCGCTTCCATCCGCAACAGCAAGCCCATCAACAACGGTGAGTGGATGTCGCAAAGTACCATGCTGGCCATCATGGGCCGTATGGCGGCTTATACCGGCAAAAAAATCACTTGGGAAGATGCCATGAACTCGACGGAGGATCTGGCTGGCGAAGTGAATAGTTTCAGCATGACTCCTCCCGAAGTAGTCGTGGCCAAGCCAGGTATCACGCCCTTCAGCTGA
- a CDS encoding sugar phosphate isomerase/epimerase family protein encodes MERRDFLKNSALAASAITLGVTAGANATRVPPARPMIKKSLKWGMVKGDMSIMDKFKMLKEIGYDGVELDSPHTLDHKEILAARDKTGLELPGMVNSVHWKSPLSDPDPKTRAICVESMKTALNDCKMYGGTTVLLVPGVVNPGISYKDAYERSQAEIRKIIPTAEKTGVKIALENVWNNFLLSPLEAARYVDEINHPLVGWYFDVGNIVRYGWPEHWIEVLGPRIMKLDIKGYSRKKQADEGIWKGFNVEIMEDDCNWPEVNKALAKIGYSGWASAEVSGGDRARLADVSERMDRVFAA; translated from the coding sequence ATGGAAAGAAGAGATTTTTTGAAAAATAGCGCATTAGCCGCCTCAGCCATTACACTGGGTGTTACGGCTGGTGCCAATGCTACCAGGGTACCTCCTGCCCGACCCATGATCAAGAAAAGCCTGAAATGGGGCATGGTCAAGGGCGACATGTCCATCATGGACAAGTTCAAAATGTTGAAGGAGATTGGTTACGACGGAGTTGAACTCGACTCGCCCCATACCCTTGACCACAAGGAGATTCTGGCCGCCCGTGACAAAACCGGATTGGAACTGCCCGGCATGGTCAACTCGGTACACTGGAAATCTCCCTTGTCAGATCCTGACCCCAAAACCCGCGCCATCTGCGTGGAATCCATGAAAACCGCGCTGAACGACTGCAAGATGTACGGGGGTACCACGGTACTTCTGGTACCAGGAGTGGTCAATCCGGGCATCAGCTACAAGGATGCCTACGAACGTTCGCAAGCCGAGATTCGGAAAATAATTCCGACGGCCGAGAAAACGGGGGTTAAAATTGCGCTCGAAAACGTCTGGAACAACTTCCTGCTCAGCCCGCTGGAAGCCGCCCGCTATGTGGATGAAATCAACCACCCACTGGTAGGCTGGTATTTCGACGTGGGAAACATCGTACGCTATGGCTGGCCCGAACACTGGATCGAGGTGCTGGGGCCACGTATTATGAAGCTGGACATTAAGGGGTACAGCCGCAAAAAACAGGCGGACGAAGGTATCTGGAAAGGTTTCAATGTGGAGATCATGGAAGATGACTGCAACTGGCCGGAAGTCAATAAAGCACTTGCCAAGATCGGCTACTCGGGTTGGGCTTCCGCCGAAGTAAGTGGCGGGGACCGTGCCCGGCTGGCCGATGTCAGCGAACGCATGGATCGGGTATTTGCGGCGTAA